A genomic segment from Yimella sp. cx-51 encodes:
- a CDS encoding aldehyde dehydrogenase family protein — MAARLEVRKTYKLYVGGKFPRSESARTYEALDAKDAFLANVAQGSRKDVRDAVVAARAAQPGWAGATAYNRGQVLYRIAEMLEARREQFVADVSAAEGLSKPRATAVVDAAIDRWVWYAGWTDKIAQVFGNLNPVAGPYFNISAPEPVGVVGILAPQASSLLGLVSVVAPAIVSGNSTVVIASERRPVPAITLSEVLATSDLPGGVVNIITARTAEVAPWLASHRDVNAIDLAGAADAEGVDWVDLEVRSTDNLKRVLRPTGSGDSAVEADWSADPDLRRMRAFLETKTVWHPKGL, encoded by the coding sequence ATGGCCGCTCGACTCGAGGTCCGCAAGACCTACAAGCTCTACGTGGGCGGCAAGTTCCCCCGCAGCGAATCGGCCCGCACCTACGAAGCGCTGGACGCCAAGGACGCCTTCCTGGCCAATGTGGCCCAGGGCTCGCGCAAGGACGTCCGTGACGCAGTGGTCGCTGCCCGCGCCGCGCAGCCCGGCTGGGCCGGCGCTACCGCGTACAACCGTGGCCAGGTGCTCTACCGCATCGCCGAGATGCTCGAAGCACGCCGCGAGCAGTTCGTCGCCGACGTGAGCGCCGCCGAAGGCCTCAGCAAGCCGCGGGCCACCGCCGTGGTCGACGCCGCGATCGACCGCTGGGTCTGGTACGCCGGGTGGACCGACAAGATCGCGCAGGTCTTCGGCAACCTCAACCCGGTCGCCGGGCCGTACTTCAACATTTCCGCCCCCGAGCCGGTCGGCGTGGTGGGCATCCTTGCGCCGCAGGCCAGTTCGCTGCTCGGCCTGGTGTCGGTGGTTGCCCCCGCGATCGTGTCGGGCAACTCCACCGTCGTCATCGCCAGCGAGCGCCGTCCGGTGCCGGCCATCACGCTGAGTGAAGTGCTGGCGACGTCCGATCTGCCCGGCGGTGTCGTCAACATCATCACCGCCCGCACCGCCGAGGTGGCGCCCTGGCTCGCCTCGCACCGCGACGTGAACGCGATCGATCTCGCCGGGGCCGCGGACGCCGAAGGGGTCGACTGGGTCGACCTCGAGGTGCGCTCGACCGACAACCTCAAGCGGGTGCTGCGTCCCACCGGTAGCGGCGATTCGGCGGTCGAGGCCGACTGGAGCGCCGATCCCGACCTGCGCCGCATGCGCGCCTTCCTGGAGACCAAGACGGTCTGGCACCCCAAGGGTCTGTGA
- a CDS encoding aldehyde dehydrogenase family protein: MSPRFDYAPAPESTSVVDIADSYDLFIDGEFHAPSSGEYLTTINPATEEALSSVAVGNDADVDLAVKAARRAYTRVWGRMSGAERAKYIYRIARILAERSREFAVLESLDNGKPIKESRDVDIPIASAHFFYYAGWADKLEYAGLGTSPTSMGVVGQVIPWNFPMLMLAWKVAPALAAGNTVVLKPAETTPLTALLFADVCRQAELPPGVVNIVTGAGDTGAAVVSHPDVDKVAFTGSTAVGKAIARSVAGSRKSLTLELGGKAANIVFDDAPIDQAVEGIVNGIFFNQGHVCCAGSRLLVQESIAEEVLQRLQRRMSTLRVGDPMDKNTDVGAINSREQLDRITELTAAGEAEGATRWSPECTLPERGFWFAPTVFSDVSQSHRIAQEEIFGPVLSVLTFRTPAEAVAKANNTTYGLSAGIWTEKGSRILWMADHLQAGVVWANTFNRFDPTSPFGGYKESGFGREGGRHGLAAYLKTEGDN; the protein is encoded by the coding sequence ATGAGCCCGCGTTTCGATTACGCCCCCGCACCCGAGTCGACCTCCGTCGTCGACATCGCCGACTCCTACGACCTCTTCATCGACGGTGAGTTCCACGCGCCGAGCAGCGGCGAATACCTCACCACCATCAACCCCGCCACCGAGGAAGCACTCTCCAGTGTGGCGGTGGGTAACGACGCCGATGTCGACCTCGCCGTCAAGGCCGCCCGTCGCGCCTACACCCGGGTGTGGGGCCGCATGTCGGGTGCTGAGCGGGCGAAGTACATCTACCGCATCGCCCGCATCCTGGCCGAGCGCAGCCGCGAGTTCGCGGTGCTGGAATCGCTCGACAACGGCAAGCCGATCAAGGAATCGCGCGACGTCGATATCCCGATCGCCTCCGCTCACTTCTTCTACTACGCCGGCTGGGCCGACAAGTTGGAGTACGCGGGCCTCGGCACCTCCCCCACATCGATGGGTGTCGTCGGTCAGGTCATCCCGTGGAACTTCCCGATGCTGATGCTGGCGTGGAAGGTCGCTCCCGCCCTCGCGGCCGGCAACACCGTGGTGCTCAAGCCCGCCGAGACGACGCCGCTCACCGCATTGCTCTTCGCGGACGTGTGCCGCCAGGCCGAGCTGCCGCCCGGCGTGGTCAACATCGTCACCGGGGCCGGTGACACCGGCGCTGCCGTGGTCAGTCACCCCGATGTCGACAAGGTGGCCTTCACCGGTTCAACCGCTGTCGGCAAGGCGATCGCGCGCTCGGTGGCGGGCAGCCGCAAGTCGCTCACCCTCGAACTCGGTGGCAAGGCCGCGAACATCGTCTTCGACGACGCGCCCATCGACCAAGCGGTCGAGGGCATCGTCAACGGCATCTTCTTCAACCAGGGTCACGTGTGCTGTGCCGGCTCACGCCTGTTGGTGCAGGAGTCGATCGCCGAGGAGGTGTTGCAGCGGTTGCAGCGCCGCATGAGCACCCTGCGGGTGGGCGACCCGATGGACAAGAACACCGACGTCGGTGCGATCAACAGCCGCGAGCAGCTCGACCGCATCACCGAACTCACCGCGGCCGGCGAGGCCGAGGGAGCCACGCGCTGGAGCCCGGAGTGCACACTTCCCGAGCGCGGATTCTGGTTTGCCCCAACGGTTTTCAGCGATGTCTCCCAGTCGCACCGCATTGCGCAGGAAGAGATCTTCGGCCCAGTGCTGTCGGTGCTCACCTTCCGCACCCCGGCAGAGGCGGTCGCCAAGGCGAACAACACCACGTACGGGCTCTCGGCCGGGATCTGGACCGAGAAGGGTTCGCGCATCCTCTGGATGGCCGATCACCTGCAGGCCGGCGTCGTCTGGGCCAACACCTTCAACCGGTTCGACCCGACCTCACCGTTCGGTGGATACAAGGAGAGCGGCTTCGGTCGCGAAGGTGGCCGGCACGGTCTGGCTGCCTACCTCAAGACGGAGGGTGACAACTGA
- the deoC gene encoding deoxyribose-phosphate aldolase gives MSATTATARARELLGVSSLTNRALTGWLHGLPGVDQVGADARAAALGTRSIKTSSKAWAIDLAISMIDLTTLEGADTVGKVRSLCAKAAQPDLRFPDTPRVAAVCVYNDMVGIAKEALEGTDINVAAVSTAFPSGRASMKVKLLDTKDAVDAGADEIDMVIDRGAFLSGDYRKVFDEIVAVKAACERPEGQENAHLKVIMETGELVTYDNVRRASWLSMLAGADFIKTSTGKIQPAATLPVTMLMLEAVRDWRELTGDMVGVKPAGGIKTTKDAMKYLVTVNEVAGEDWLDPDWFRFGASSLLGDLQLQRQKLTTGVYTGTNDVTID, from the coding sequence GTGAGTGCTACGACTGCCACTGCGCGCGCCAGAGAGTTGCTCGGCGTCTCGTCGCTGACCAATCGCGCGCTGACCGGATGGTTGCACGGCCTGCCCGGCGTCGATCAGGTCGGCGCTGATGCCCGGGCCGCGGCGCTCGGCACCCGTTCGATCAAGACGTCCAGCAAGGCGTGGGCCATCGATCTGGCGATCTCGATGATCGACCTCACCACCCTGGAGGGCGCCGACACGGTGGGCAAGGTGCGCAGCCTGTGCGCCAAGGCCGCCCAGCCCGACCTACGTTTCCCCGACACCCCGCGCGTGGCAGCGGTCTGCGTCTACAACGACATGGTCGGGATCGCCAAGGAAGCGCTCGAGGGCACCGACATCAACGTCGCCGCGGTCTCGACAGCCTTCCCCTCCGGTCGGGCCAGCATGAAGGTGAAGCTGCTCGACACCAAGGACGCCGTCGACGCCGGCGCCGACGAGATCGACATGGTGATCGACCGCGGTGCATTCCTGTCGGGCGACTACCGCAAGGTGTTCGACGAGATCGTCGCCGTCAAGGCTGCGTGCGAGCGTCCCGAGGGCCAGGAGAATGCTCACCTGAAGGTGATCATGGAGACCGGCGAACTGGTCACCTACGACAACGTGCGCCGCGCGTCCTGGTTGTCGATGCTCGCTGGCGCCGATTTCATCAAGACCTCCACCGGCAAGATCCAGCCTGCCGCGACGCTGCCGGTCACGATGCTGATGCTCGAGGCCGTGCGCGACTGGCGCGAGCTCACCGGTGACATGGTCGGGGTGAAACCCGCCGGTGGCATCAAAACCACCAAGGACGCGATGAAGTACCTCGTGACGGTCAACGAGGTGGCTGGCGAAGATTGGCTCGACCCCGACTGGTTCCGGTTCGGTGCCTCAAGCCTGCTGGGCGACCTGCAGTTGCAGCGCCAGAAGCTCACGACCGGTGTTTACACCGGCACGAACGACGTCACGATCGACTGA
- a CDS encoding PH domain-containing protein, translated as MTSDTSDNHRLIFRQPNSVLTGWVLIGVFLTVLITFALADGRLEPSSTLILLALSGACWLTLVRPAVELTADGVRLINLVREARLSWPAIDVVESRWSLKLYTPQDQGFSAWAISAQRPKAGGVRSGHGILPPRIDADNPPELIDRKSSAAAVRAAIERGQEDYARVVARGDIPAQEVLAQRSISTVGAIGWLLVITAMVLGVFVV; from the coding sequence ATGACTTCCGACACATCCGACAATCATCGCCTGATCTTCCGGCAACCGAACTCGGTGCTGACCGGTTGGGTGCTCATCGGGGTCTTCCTGACGGTGCTGATCACCTTCGCGCTCGCCGACGGTCGGCTCGAGCCGAGCAGCACGCTGATCCTGCTGGCGTTGTCGGGTGCGTGCTGGTTGACCCTCGTGCGCCCCGCAGTCGAACTCACCGCCGACGGGGTGCGACTGATCAACCTCGTGCGCGAGGCACGCCTGAGCTGGCCGGCGATCGACGTCGTGGAGAGCCGCTGGAGCCTGAAGCTCTACACGCCGCAGGATCAGGGCTTCTCGGCGTGGGCGATCTCTGCGCAACGCCCCAAGGCCGGGGGAGTGCGCTCCGGTCACGGCATCCTGCCTCCCCGCATCGATGCCGACAATCCGCCCGAGCTGATAGACCGGAAGTCGTCAGCGGCGGCGGTGCGAGCGGCGATCGAACGCGGTCAGGAGGACTACGCGCGGGTGGTCGCCCGCGGTGACATACCGGCGCAGGAGGTCCTCGCGCAGCGTTCGATCTCGACCGTCGGTGCGATCGGTTGGCTGTTGGTGATCACGGCGATGGTGCTCGGCGTCTTCGTCGTCTGA
- a CDS encoding phospho-sugar mutase: MSQVYDEVSDWIADDPDPATRAELVDLLERANAGQQDAADELADRFKGLLEFGTAGLRGALGGGPNRMNRVVVIRAAAGLTSYLQETLGRRDVTVVIGFDARHNSDVFARDTAAVVTAAGGRALVLSHPLPTPLLAFAIRFLAADAGVMVTASHNPPQDNGYKVYLGDGSQIVPPADEQIAAAIDRFPRAAEVALAQEGWESVDDSIIDDYLASVTSVVAEGGPRELKIVHTALHGVGSSTMLDAFARAGFADVVPVGEQQQPDPEFPTVSFPNPEEPGAIDLALASAREVGADIVIANDPDADRCAVAIEDSGQWRMLRGDEVGSLLGHHLVQRGVPGDAVFANSIVSSRMLGAIARAAGLRHEETLTGFKWISRVPGLRYGYEEALGYCVDPTGVRDKDGISAALLVAELAAGLKADGRTITDVLTELAQTHGSHLTDSFSVRVDNLSIIGRIMDRLRAEPPSTIAGQQVSRMDDLALGSGELPPTEGLRYYLADDTRIIVRPSGTEPKLKIYLEAIGSAPEETAGRLSAVRAEMEQLTRP, translated from the coding sequence ATGTCGCAGGTGTACGACGAGGTCAGCGATTGGATCGCCGACGATCCTGACCCGGCCACCCGAGCCGAACTGGTCGACCTGCTGGAGCGGGCCAACGCCGGTCAGCAGGACGCAGCCGACGAACTGGCCGACCGGTTCAAGGGGCTGTTGGAGTTCGGCACGGCCGGGCTGCGCGGCGCACTCGGCGGCGGACCGAACCGCATGAACCGCGTGGTCGTCATCCGTGCGGCCGCCGGACTCACGTCGTACCTGCAGGAAACCCTGGGCCGCCGCGACGTCACTGTCGTCATCGGCTTCGACGCGCGGCACAACTCCGATGTCTTCGCCCGCGACACCGCCGCCGTCGTCACGGCCGCCGGTGGGCGAGCCCTCGTGCTCAGCCACCCGCTGCCGACGCCGTTGTTGGCCTTCGCGATCCGCTTCCTCGCAGCGGACGCCGGGGTGATGGTGACCGCCAGCCACAACCCCCCGCAGGACAACGGTTACAAGGTCTACCTCGGCGACGGCAGTCAGATCGTGCCGCCGGCCGACGAGCAGATCGCGGCCGCCATCGACCGTTTCCCGCGTGCGGCTGAGGTGGCGTTGGCGCAGGAGGGTTGGGAGAGCGTCGACGACTCGATCATCGACGACTACCTCGCCTCGGTCACGAGCGTGGTGGCCGAGGGCGGACCCCGCGAATTGAAGATCGTGCACACCGCACTGCACGGTGTCGGCTCGAGCACCATGCTCGATGCGTTCGCGCGTGCCGGGTTCGCCGATGTCGTCCCTGTGGGTGAGCAGCAGCAGCCAGACCCCGAGTTCCCGACGGTGAGCTTCCCCAACCCCGAAGAGCCCGGCGCCATCGACCTCGCCCTGGCGAGCGCCCGCGAGGTCGGTGCCGACATCGTCATCGCCAACGACCCGGACGCCGACCGCTGCGCAGTGGCCATCGAGGATTCCGGGCAGTGGCGCATGTTGCGCGGTGATGAAGTGGGCTCGTTGCTCGGACACCATCTGGTGCAGCGCGGCGTGCCGGGCGATGCCGTGTTCGCCAACTCGATCGTCAGCTCCCGCATGCTGGGCGCGATCGCCCGCGCTGCCGGGCTGCGACACGAGGAGACGCTCACCGGCTTCAAGTGGATCAGCCGCGTGCCCGGCCTGCGCTACGGCTACGAGGAGGCGCTGGGCTACTGCGTCGATCCCACAGGTGTGCGTGACAAGGACGGCATCAGTGCTGCACTCCTGGTGGCCGAGCTGGCGGCCGGTCTCAAGGCGGACGGACGCACGATCACCGACGTCCTGACCGAACTCGCCCAGACCCACGGCTCCCACCTGACCGACAGTTTCTCGGTGCGCGTCGACAACCTGTCGATCATCGGCCGCATCATGGACCGCCTCCGGGCGGAGCCGCCGAGCACGATCGCCGGACAACAGGTTTCGCGCATGGATGACCTGGCGCTGGGTTCGGGCGAGCTGCCCCCGACCGAGGGCCTGCGCTACTACCTGGCCGACGACACCCGCATCATCGTGCGCCCGTCGGGCACCGAGCCGAAACTGAAGATCTACCTGGAGGCGATCGGTTCAGCACCCGAGGAGACTGCCGGGCGCCTGTCGGCAGTGCGGGCGGAGATGGAGCAGCTCACCCGGCCGTAA
- a CDS encoding purine-nucleoside phosphorylase produces MTTPSSAAVNFDSVDPFALADEAAAEIARLSGVQRHDIALVLGSGWGDTADRLGETVASIDNEQVPGFAKAAVAGHKGTIRSVRIEGTDKHALIFGTRTHYYEGRGVRAVVHGVRTAKAAGCETIVLTNGCGGLNPEWAPGTPVLISDHLNLTANSPLEGATFVDLTDLYSARLREVARSVDPSLAEGVYAQFRGPHYETPAEVRMAKTIGADLVGMSTALEAIAARHVGLEILGISLVTNAAAGISEVPLSHQEVIDAGKEAAGRCADLLSQIVRKL; encoded by the coding sequence GTGACCACTCCCAGCTCTGCCGCCGTCAACTTCGACTCCGTCGACCCCTTCGCGTTGGCTGATGAGGCCGCCGCCGAGATCGCCCGCCTGTCCGGCGTCCAGCGTCATGACATCGCGTTGGTGCTCGGATCTGGTTGGGGTGACACCGCCGACCGACTCGGTGAGACCGTCGCCTCCATCGACAACGAACAGGTGCCTGGCTTCGCCAAGGCGGCGGTGGCCGGTCACAAGGGCACCATCCGCTCGGTGCGCATCGAGGGCACCGACAAGCACGCGTTGATCTTCGGCACCCGCACGCACTACTACGAGGGCCGCGGCGTCCGCGCTGTCGTGCACGGCGTCCGCACCGCCAAGGCAGCCGGCTGCGAGACGATCGTGCTCACCAACGGGTGCGGCGGCCTCAACCCCGAGTGGGCGCCCGGCACCCCGGTGCTGATCAGCGATCACCTCAACCTCACGGCCAACTCCCCGCTGGAGGGAGCGACCTTCGTCGACCTCACCGATCTCTACTCCGCCCGCCTGCGCGAGGTGGCCCGCTCGGTCGACCCATCGCTGGCTGAAGGCGTCTACGCGCAGTTCCGCGGACCGCACTACGAGACGCCCGCCGAGGTGCGCATGGCCAAGACCATCGGTGCCGATCTGGTCGGCATGTCGACGGCGCTGGAGGCAATCGCTGCCCGTCATGTCGGCCTGGAGATCCTCGGCATCAGCCTGGTGACCAACGCGGCCGCGGGCATCAGTGAGGTGCCGTTGTCGCACCAGGAAGTGATCGACGCAGGCAAGGAGGCAGCGGGACGGTGCGCCGACCTGCTGTCACAGATCGTCCGCAAGCTCTGA
- a CDS encoding NAD(P)H-quinone dehydrogenase, with amino-acid sequence MRVVTGRQKSVVVIGGGPGGYESALVAAQLGAAVTIVEKDGLGGAAVLTDCVPSKTLIATSDFMSRFKAAGRLGVHFEGHDEDQHAEAHIREVNARVLKLARAQSYDIRAQVQSVGCKVIDGTASIVDHNIVRAAYTDGRTEDIIADVILLAVGTTPRTMPSAMPDGERILTWQQIYDLQELPEHLIVVGSGVTGAELAHAYLGLGSKVTLVSSRDRVLPGEDADAATVIENVFRRRGMQVLNRSRAQAAERVGDKVVVTLEDGRTVEGSHALLAVGSIPQTRGIGLEDVGVDLTESGHVVVDRVSRTSVPGIYAAGDCTGVLPLASVAAMQGRIAMAHSLGDAVSPLNLRGVCANIFTDPEIATVGYSQADVDEGRIEAQVVTLPLSTNPRAKMRNIKDGFVKLIVRPGSKTIVGGVVVAPQASELIYPIGLAVQNRLTVDQMAQTFSVYPSMTGSIAEAARRLHQSEI; translated from the coding sequence ATGAGAGTCGTGACTGGTCGACAGAAGTCCGTGGTCGTCATCGGCGGCGGACCAGGTGGGTATGAGTCCGCATTGGTGGCAGCGCAGCTCGGTGCTGCCGTCACGATCGTGGAGAAGGACGGGCTCGGCGGCGCAGCGGTGTTGACCGACTGCGTGCCGAGCAAGACGCTGATTGCAACCTCCGACTTCATGTCGAGGTTCAAGGCGGCCGGCCGTCTCGGCGTGCATTTTGAGGGTCATGACGAAGACCAGCACGCCGAGGCGCACATCCGAGAGGTCAACGCCCGAGTGCTGAAACTGGCGCGCGCCCAGAGCTATGACATCCGAGCCCAGGTGCAGAGCGTTGGGTGCAAAGTCATCGACGGCACCGCCTCGATCGTCGATCACAACATCGTGCGTGCCGCGTACACCGACGGACGTACCGAAGACATCATCGCTGACGTCATCCTGCTCGCGGTCGGCACCACCCCGCGCACCATGCCTTCGGCGATGCCCGACGGCGAACGCATCCTCACCTGGCAGCAGATCTACGACCTGCAGGAACTCCCCGAGCATCTCATCGTCGTCGGCTCCGGTGTGACCGGTGCCGAACTGGCGCACGCCTACCTCGGGCTGGGTTCGAAGGTCACGCTCGTCTCCTCCCGCGACCGCGTGCTTCCCGGCGAGGACGCCGACGCCGCGACAGTCATCGAGAACGTCTTCCGCCGTCGCGGCATGCAGGTGCTCAACCGTTCGCGTGCCCAGGCTGCGGAGCGGGTTGGTGACAAGGTGGTCGTCACGCTCGAGGACGGTCGAACGGTGGAGGGGTCACACGCCTTGCTGGCCGTGGGATCCATTCCACAGACCCGAGGGATCGGGCTGGAGGACGTCGGCGTCGATCTCACCGAATCAGGTCACGTCGTGGTCGACCGCGTCTCGCGGACGTCCGTGCCGGGCATCTACGCGGCCGGTGACTGCACGGGTGTGCTGCCCTTGGCCTCGGTGGCCGCGATGCAGGGCCGCATCGCGATGGCCCACTCGCTCGGCGACGCGGTGTCGCCGCTCAACCTGCGCGGCGTCTGCGCCAACATCTTCACCGATCCCGAGATCGCCACGGTCGGATACTCACAGGCTGACGTCGACGAAGGCCGTATCGAGGCGCAGGTGGTCACGCTGCCGCTCTCGACCAACCCGCGCGCCAAGATGCGCAACATCAAGGACGGCTTCGTCAAGCTCATCGTGCGCCCCGGCTCCAAGACGATTGTCGGGGGAGTGGTGGTGGCGCCGCAGGCGTCCGAACTCATCTATCCGATCGGCCTGGCGGTGCAGAACCGCCTCACCGTCGACCAGATGGCGCAGACCTTCTCGGTCTACCCTTCGATGACCGGTTCGATCGCCGAGGCTGCGCGTCGGTTGCATCAGTCGGAGATCTGA
- a CDS encoding acetyl-CoA hydrolase/transferase family protein — MKYVALDALTARLAGLPGRPRVVVSGNVATPWRAVEALDRALPTYVLNILNGAPGVPTRDGVIAETCFVGSGQRHHPALSYVPCRLSMVPVLLHRRLRPDVVIVHCAPARNGYLSMGIEVNVLPAAIETVRAHGGLVVAVINKHMPYTYGDALLAESDVDLAVEVDEPLPVALATTPDDASAAIGATLAAMVPNGATLQTGIGMVPDATLAALADRRELRVWTEMFSDGVLALEREGALDTDVPLTTSFVFGSQELYDWIDGNRRVMMQRTERTNDPALIARQRTMVSINTALQVDLFGQANASRINGRIHSGFGGQTDFIVGAMHSHGGHSFIALRSWHPKADVSTIVPRLLDTTTSFQQSAIVTEQGVARLLGNDEKQQAAEIIEHAAHPDVRDELRSAAAELGLDNPLY; from the coding sequence GTGAAGTACGTCGCCCTCGATGCGCTGACCGCTCGCCTCGCCGGCCTTCCCGGGCGTCCGCGCGTGGTCGTGAGCGGCAATGTCGCCACCCCGTGGCGCGCGGTCGAAGCGCTCGACCGTGCGCTGCCCACGTACGTCCTCAACATCCTCAACGGCGCACCCGGCGTCCCGACGCGCGACGGCGTGATTGCTGAAACCTGTTTCGTCGGCTCAGGCCAGCGCCACCACCCAGCACTGTCGTACGTCCCGTGTCGCCTCTCGATGGTGCCCGTGCTCCTGCACCGACGGCTCCGGCCCGATGTGGTGATCGTGCACTGTGCCCCCGCCAGGAACGGCTACCTCAGCATGGGCATCGAGGTGAACGTGCTCCCGGCAGCGATCGAGACCGTCCGCGCTCATGGCGGCCTGGTGGTCGCGGTGATCAACAAGCACATGCCTTATACCTACGGCGATGCACTGCTGGCCGAGAGCGATGTCGACCTCGCCGTCGAGGTCGACGAGCCGCTTCCGGTCGCCCTCGCGACAACGCCCGACGATGCGAGCGCGGCCATCGGCGCCACCTTGGCCGCGATGGTGCCCAACGGCGCCACCCTCCAGACCGGCATCGGCATGGTGCCGGACGCCACCCTCGCAGCTCTGGCCGATCGCCGAGAACTGCGTGTCTGGACCGAGATGTTCTCCGACGGCGTGCTGGCACTGGAGCGCGAGGGTGCCCTCGACACGGACGTCCCGCTCACGACTTCCTTCGTCTTCGGCTCACAGGAGCTGTACGACTGGATCGACGGCAACCGCCGGGTGATGATGCAACGCACCGAGCGCACGAATGACCCGGCGCTCATCGCCCGCCAGCGGACGATGGTCAGCATCAACACGGCGCTGCAGGTCGACCTGTTCGGGCAAGCCAATGCCTCCCGCATCAACGGCCGCATCCACTCCGGGTTCGGCGGTCAGACCGACTTCATCGTGGGCGCCATGCACTCCCACGGCGGTCACTCGTTCATTGCATTGCGCTCGTGGCATCCGAAGGCCGACGTCTCGACGATCGTTCCGCGGCTGCTCGACACCACGACCAGCTTCCAGCAGAGCGCAATCGTCACCGAACAGGGCGTGGCCCGGTTGCTGGGCAACGACGAGAAACAACAGGCCGCGGAGATCATCGAGCACGCGGCGCATCCGGATGTGCGCGACGAACTGCGTTCCGCTGCAGCCGAACTCGGGCTCGACAACCCGCTCTACTGA
- a CDS encoding TetR/AcrR family transcriptional regulator encodes MSVTRPEGTRARQAHLLDCAIEVVGTSGLRGLTHRALDRAAGLPEGSCSVYYRTRQALLGALADHVAAQLTADVRALTEGLPADDDDPSASIAATIGLLIDWSRTPALIVTMSELSLEAVRTPALQESMRSWRHDLVDVICPVVERHRKEQALLRAQTLVAAVEGVAIQSLSVPDDERENYLSSTLSLLISAMAEHGSD; translated from the coding sequence GTGAGCGTCACACGTCCTGAGGGCACCCGGGCCCGCCAAGCACATCTGCTCGACTGTGCCATCGAGGTGGTGGGCACCTCGGGACTACGGGGTCTGACCCACCGAGCACTCGACCGCGCTGCCGGCCTACCGGAGGGGAGTTGCTCGGTCTACTACCGCACCCGGCAGGCGCTGCTGGGAGCACTGGCCGATCACGTGGCCGCCCAATTGACCGCTGACGTCCGAGCCTTGACCGAGGGGCTCCCGGCGGACGACGACGATCCGAGTGCCTCGATCGCCGCCACGATCGGATTGCTGATCGACTGGTCGCGCACTCCGGCCCTCATCGTGACCATGAGCGAACTCAGCCTGGAGGCGGTGCGGACGCCCGCGTTGCAGGAGTCGATGCGCTCCTGGCGTCACGACCTGGTCGACGTGATCTGCCCCGTCGTCGAGCGGCATCGCAAGGAGCAGGCGTTGTTGCGCGCGCAGACTCTCGTCGCAGCCGTGGAAGGCGTCGCCATCCAGTCGCTCAGCGTGCCGGACGACGAACGCGAGAACTACCTGTCGAGCACGCTGTCCCTGCTCATCAGCGCGATGGCCGAGCACGGTTCCGACTGA